Sequence from the Fodinibius salicampi genome:
CATTGGAAATAATTAGTTTATTTACGTCCAGAGCCTTCGATATATAAACAGGGGTGGCGGTTTGCTCAAAAGAAAAGCCTTCATAGTGGTGGAACCGGCCGGAAAAAGCGATAATCGGATGATCATTAATTTTCCCAATGATCAGCTTTCCGTCATGTCCTTCTACTGAAGAGACAGGCATGCTAGGAATATCCTCATAAGAAACTAAAAATGGATTTTCTATGTGGTCCGTAAACGTACCTAGTCCAGAGCCTAAAATAACCGCTGCTTCAATATTGGAAGGGAGCTCTTTTTGTTTTAAATAATGGATTATTTCATCGGTAAAATCCGGTAACTCCATATCATTTATATTGCTTCAATTTTGTATCCCCGTTGCTCGTCGTACTCCGTCAGATTAAAAAGGGGATGATGTGAATCGTGATAGCCCATAATGGTATAATTCTCCTTATATGCTTTCTGGGTCAGTTTTTCACGGATTTCCATGCTTCGTTCGCCGTCATAATCATATTTGGCAGCAAATTTACGGTTCACTTCTCCGCGGGTTGCAAGTACGTCACCGGCCATTAAGTATTTTTGATTTCCGTCATTAAACAGCAGTAGCTGCGAAAATTCCGTATGTCCACCGATTGTTCGAACGGTAATCTCAGGATATGGTTGCTCTTCCTCATTAAGAAAGTTCAAATTAGCTTTGGCATCCAGGAAATGAGCAAATTTTGTTTTTTCTTCGTCGTAGTATTCCTCTTGATTAA
This genomic interval carries:
- a CDS encoding MBL fold metallo-hydrolase encodes the protein MNTKVTSASSLYEGTFSVGLDKKFNRIDRNASPAKGALKISLNPFLIQTNEKNILFDVGIGDFGEDTSTETIKKNLEEHELSEYDITDIFLSHLHFDHIGGLAGRSSGFWELTFPDANVWVSQKGWGQVINQEEYYDEEKTKFAHFLDAKANLNFLNEEEQPYPEITVRTIGGHTEFSQLLLFNDGNQKYLMAGDVLATRGEVNRKFAAKYDYDGERSMEIREKLTQKAYKENYTIMGYHDSHHPLFNLTEYDEQRGYKIEAI